The nucleotide window ATTAGGTCCCCAGAGATATTGAATTGATCCAACTCCAATTCACTTCTGCTTCTGTCACCACCATCCTGTTTGTTGACCCAGATTTCTGGTATCACATCCCCCAAATTCTTGACTTCCTCTATTGCATAATCTGCTTCCTTTCCCTCACCACTCTTCCCAACCTTAGACCACACAATAATATtagattcatttattttaaatgggtagtttttttttttatttaaaaaattggaAATTACCAAACAAGTCCAGAGGCCCAAAGTCTTTCCAGCGGATATATTCTGAACATTGTCGTCTAGAAATAGCTGTACCAAAAAAAGAGAGCATCTAGATAATTTAATTGTAATAAAAAAATAGGTGAAattgaaaaagagaaaaaggaaTATTACGGTGCGTGGGGGATCTACACGTGCGACGTGAAGAGCAATTTTGATGGCATCCGTCGACGGCTTGAGAACGACACACTTCGATTCTGACAAATTAGGATTCAGTGTCTCGAAACATATGGTTTGGTCGAAACAGTCTTCTATTCCTAACCTTTTCATTACCTTAACCGCATGAACTCTGTCCGAATTCGTAAATATCTGTTTCACCAAATTTGAAAGCTCTTTAGATTACTGTTTCATATGTTGTTAATGATTTGTAACTTACAATTTTCCTTTGGGTGATGCTACGTAACAGAGAACATAGCTGAGGGTCTGGCTTGATCACATCGTATGACAATCTCCCATGGACAAAACTAGCAACACATGAAAGGTAAAAACTTAATCTTGATCATCAAATGAATTCTAGATTAATACAGGAAATGGATGTTGGATAAGGTGTTTCTTACTCGTGGTAATCATCGGCATCGATGTCATACCCTAACGCCTGCTAAAACAAGTCAAACCAACTTCAAATTATTCCCATTTTTAAGGATTAAATCTGGAATCATTAAAGTTATGTTTAATTACTCGCAATCCGGCGAGGGTGCTGCCGTAAGTTTTGAAGAGTTCGACTCTGAGATTTGAAGCTTTCGTCACCGACATTCCACATTTCTCAATTAGAAAATCTACAGAAATGTCAAAAACGAAAATGAATTTCAATTGTTcaaatgtttatttattattattatcttttccATGTTGGTGCAAATAAGTACAAAGAATTGGAAAACTTTATGAAATGGCAGTGACTAACCATCGATGTTTTTCTTGATACCCTGAGCTATTCCAGTGCTTGAAGGGTAAAGGGTATCATCCAAATCTTTAAGAACAGAAGCGAAATCCAGGGACCAAAAATCAGAAACAAAAAAGATAGAAAACGAAGGGGAAAAAACCCATTAAATTAAGAAAGAAACTTACCAAACAAAAGGCAATTGAAAGGAGAATCCATATGATCAAActtttgaaaggaagaagatTAAAAAGCAGAAAGTCAAAAGGATGGGGCTCCCAAGGAAGGAG belongs to Gossypium arboreum isolate Shixiya-1 chromosome 7, ASM2569848v2, whole genome shotgun sequence and includes:
- the LOC108469302 gene encoding uncharacterized protein LOC108469302 isoform X1 → MDSPFNCLLFDLDDTLYPSSTGIAQGIKKNIDDFLIEKCGMSVTKASNLRVELFKTYGSTLAGLRQALGYDIDADDYHDFVHGRLSYDVIKPDPQLCSLLRSITQRKIIFTNSDRVHAVKVMKRLGIEDCFDQTICFETLNPNLSESKCVVLKPSTDAIKIALHVARVDPPRTLFLDDNVQNISAGKTLGLWTCLVGKSGEGKEADYAIEEVKNLGDVIPEIWVNKQDGGDRSRSELELDQFNISGDLIEKDVGLALTAPLCT
- the LOC108469302 gene encoding uncharacterized protein LOC108469302 isoform X2, coding for MDSPFNCLLFDLDDTLYPSSTGIAQGIKKNIDDFLIEKCGMSVTKASNLRVELFKTYGSTLAGLRALGYDIDADDYHDFVHGRLSYDVIKPDPQLCSLLRSITQRKIIFTNSDRVHAVKVMKRLGIEDCFDQTICFETLNPNLSESKCVVLKPSTDAIKIALHVARVDPPRTLFLDDNVQNISAGKTLGLWTCLVGKSGEGKEADYAIEEVKNLGDVIPEIWVNKQDGGDRSRSELELDQFNISGDLIEKDVGLALTAPLCT